CAGGGCTtctgttggagcagcaattggcgaGTGGAATCAGGATCCAGCAAAGACATATGATCGGGTATTCTGAATTAACGCTGGAGAACATTTCGTGTACAAGCATATATTGTTATTCCTATGAAACTTCAAtttagacaaagagtggtggttcaaTTACCCAGAAAATACAGTCAATTAAAGAATGCTGATTGTACAGGAGGCTGGCATCATCGATCTTTGAATTCCAGCATCACTTGCAGACATCTAATTTTGCTTTCCCTATTAGCCGTTAACTCAAAGAAAATATGGCTTACAATACAGAAACAGCGGGACATTTACCAGTCAAAAACAATTTCAGCGCCATGATCAAAATCCATAGCTTCACAAAATAATTATTGCCCTACTGAAGACTGCCTGGCCAGGCAAATGGAGGACAGGGTGGAATAACTGTTTCCCCTCCTCCCCAGAAGTCTTTTTCTCTTTTTAACCCAACCTTATTTTCAACCATGCATCCTCAGATAAACCGGAAAACAATAAAAAAAAAGACAAGAGGCCAATATCAAATGAACGAattcccaataatctgtaaacgatTCGTATACAACGTTAGAAGTTACTGAAAGAAACAATAGAACTGTAATTAATCGAAGTGGTTTATTTGTTTTACTGATTACATGTCAAACAAATAGGAAAAAGGGAGGGATCGAAAAATGAAACAAAAAAAATACGTGATTGGAAATGCTTAAATTATGTTTGACTTTTAACAGAATCACTGCATTTCCTTACAACTTCAAGAATAAATTAAGAAATGTTCAATCACCTGTACAATCAAAAGCAGTGCCACTTCAAATTGCACATTTTAATTGGTTACATAAATATTATAAATATCCTCATATTTGCCCGATGCAATAATTATACAAATGAGCATTTTAATTAGACTAATTTGTCGCAAAAAAAGTTGCATGGCCTACAAAAATAGGCGGACATTTCCTTTTGCTCCCATTTGCAATTTCTAACTGTACATGTCTATTGACAATTTGTGAAAATAAATTGAATATAAATTGCTCCTTTTTGAAAGGAATGCATGTTTATTTATAGGCACACtgtctctgtaccacagtgacgatCATCAATAACGTACAGATTTAACCATCCGAGTGTTTAAATCATAAATTAAAACGAACCAGGTGGACGTCAGGCTACATTGAATCAACAGTGAGAAATAATTGTGTGGACAATATCCTGTAATCGGATATGTGACATGAACATTGCAGCGACTGAACAATTTGTGTAGATTGCATACTCTTAAATGATTATAAAAAAGTGGTTGGATTTGGGTACATTTTGAACAGTTATGAAATACTTTTCAAGTTATGGCTCCGTTAAAATTGTAATATCTGAATCGAACACATTGCAATGCCAAATGAACCCCAAATCATTCTAGTTCCTTTTTATCTAAAAATACATAGAACAAGCCACATCTGACTTCCTGAAGTTCTATTAATTTTATCACGAAATGACAAAATTAAATTATGAAAAATGAATAAAAAGTTTCACGCCAGGTAACCTATGGTGATTCTCATTTTTTTCTGATTTTGTTCAAtttacaatggggggggggggtcatttcgaAAATGCAAAGCAAAAGGGGGGCTGTAGAAACATTAATTCAGCACATTAGGAGCAAAGCAAACACAGAAACAGTAATCCTTGCAATTCTTTATTTTCAAATTCCAAAGCGTTTCAGCTGTGGCAACTTCCAGATTCGGAAACTTGTGAACAAATGAATTAACTGCTTTACTTTACATGATACTTATGGCGCCCAACGAAACTCCCCATATAATGACTTAAATATCGCCTTGTGCTTCCAGAACTGTACAGATGTCCCTGCCCTCAGAAGACTCGGTGACTTTCACCAATGCAAATCAATCAGCGATTTGTTTTAAACGCAAAAAAAAAGAAACGATCTATTTTCAGTCTCCCAACATGATTGTGAAGTGGAGTTCCTCAGCTCCCCAGCACATTGTGGCTTGTTAAACGTTTGTCACCAGGTTTCTATGATGAGGATATTATCATACATTTACTATTAAAACCCCAACAATACACATACACGACACTCTCATCAGCATAGGACATATTTGGCAGAGAACGAAGGAAAGAGAATTATTATAATCCACTTTATGGGTTTAAAGGGTGAGATGTTGCCCCGCAGAAATGTAATGGAGCTTGTGAAGCAAGCTCTCGACATCCAGAGAGCCGACATTTCCGCTAGTGTTCAACCCCCTTTTTCAAGAAAGAGACGTGTGCACATTTGGAAGGTAGATGGTTTGGCATGCTGCACGCTATTGCCTTATCTCGTTAAAGGAACTTCTTCCCTCTGGTCCAGGGATACTGCAGCAGCCTTGCTCAACACAGAAGGTGTGAAGGTGAGGAATGTGTCAGTTCTGGAGGTTGACGCACATGTGAAGTCCGTCCCTGCCGGTCTTTGGACCACCCCGTTCGATTGGCTGCCGTGGCACGTTAGGCATGAGCAAGGGCTGCTGGCTGCGCTGCCAATCCCATGGCTAGTGGCAGAAGGGTACAGGGAGGGGTGTCTGAATGCACACAGCAATTCTGGCCGCGGGTAGGGGTGGGAAAGAACTCGAAATGTGTCCAGGGGTCTCAGAGGGGTGCTGAAGGGACTGGTCGCTGCGGCTGATGCTGCAGACATGCCCATGTGAGGGTAGTAGTGGAGAGGTACATGGGATGGGAAGGGGTAGGGCAGGTTCCCAGCGGCCGCCGCATGGCTCATCATGTAAGTATAGAAAGTAGGATCGGCGGGATGAGGCCAAGTCATGGCCAAACGCTGTCTCTTGTCCTTCATTCTGCGATTTTGGAACCACACCTTAAGAAAAAGAAATAAAGATAAAAAAAACAATAATTGGAATAATTCGGTAAACATTGCACTTGTTTTGAAAAGTGCACCAAGCAGCATATTTTCCATCGCCACAATAAATAGCAtttctattttccaatctgattacATTGGGGAGAATAACATTTATCTTTCAGCATCTTCAACAGTAAATTAGTTCTGAGAATCAAAGCATGATTGCCTGCTTGATGCCACTATAGTGGGACATGCTGTTTCATAAATAACAAGGCTATTTATTGCAAGCGAAGTAAAGCATAAGATGATCGCCCAGAGATCGTTTCCCTGTGACACTGGGCCTTCTGCTCCGAAAATTTACGGCCGAGCTTTTACTagaccattctttttttttttggcaTACAGTACTGACATTTAAATCTTGTCGCCGTTAAATCAGTTTGTAAAATCTCCGCAAGGCTCGGAGCAAATCAATGCGCTTAAAAGGACGGCGAACGGTGCCAATAACATGGAAATTAAGCTCTACGTTTTAACTCGTAACGTATACAATGTACATATGTGCACTTAAATATTATACATATACCCACTTATATACACATATCTGAAAGATAGACGTGTTGCCCTTGGGAAAAGCTCTGGTGACCCGCCACACATTGGCGTTAACCCATTCAGTGCTGTTGGGTTACACTTTACAGGACACCGCAGTCCCCTGAACCACTATGCGCATGGTAAACATAAGGGAACGCGGCTAGCCAAGATTCTATCCTTATTTTAGTGGCATTAGTTCTtgataggaggaggagggggcgggggggggggggggggggtacacagaATAACAGGAGAAAAATTGCAACAATCAAAAAGAATGTATTTTTAATATCGATGAGAATGTGACTGTTGTCGTTGCCTTTCATATTGGGGGGAGGGTTACCTGCATACAATGCTGGTATTTCATGCAACAGATTCAAATACTTTAAAGTTGTTCCTATGTATCactaaaaaaaacacttctttcagAATTCCAGCAACTCCGATTTGAATGTGAATACACGAGCAGGCATTGGAAACTCAGACCTTACATTGGAAAACCATTCGTTCCATTGCAAGGGTGTTTTGTCTGTTCCTCTGAATTTGCTGCTTTTGTAGAATCTGTCCTGGCATGGATTAATTTATTTATGGTCACCAATATTGAACTATCAAGAATCTGGATATTTCAATAATATGCACACGTATACGTTTATATATTTGCATTGGGGTGCCGAACATAAGGTCATTTTCCGAGTTAATCATGTTTACTTTGATATTGATCAAGTGATTAAATAAAGGCCCATATTCGTCCTTTACTGTCTTAAAGGGACCAAATCGTTTACAACAACTGCCAATTGCATTCATCTTCCCTGTATGTTTCTGATCTTATTGTTTACAATCATCATTAGCCCAGCTCAGGCTTTTCATTCTGCCCGTCACCTTGATGGTGGTTTCTGGCAAATTTAAAGCCGCTGCCAACTCGCATCTCCTGGGCCTGGACACGTAGTTTTCCCGGTAGAATTCCTTCTCCAGCCTGGCGATCTGCTCTCTGGTGAAAGCAGTTCGGTACCGGCGCATCTGATCGGCTCCACCGCCGCCCATCAGGCTCTGAGAGCCGGTTACTTTGGGGAGCTCTCCCCCTCCGTTACTGCCCATCGGATCGGAAGAGTGCCCTGCAACGACAATCAGGGGGAAAAGTGTCACCAAGTGAGCCATTCATAACACCAGTGTAAGCTCAGTGCAAAAAAGACAGGAAACTCGAGACAAAGATCGATCCCCTCCCATCATTTCACATTGTGTTGTTTATTGTAGCTGTTACTACTCTCAACATTTTGAATTTGATCTCTGAACTAAAAATTCTGAATGCTCCAGGAAGTTGCAGATAGTCAGGAGCTAAACTCGCAATTGAAAAATATAACCAACACCGCCAAACTACATATCAATCATACCTATATATACTGTATACCAAACTTATCTAAATGACGAGACGCCCTATGCAATTTGCTTAAGCCTTCGTTGGTTGTGTCCATTGGAGAGTCAGCTGCCTTCTAACACAAGTCCTGAATTTATGCTGGAACAATCTGCTTGCACCAAGTGTGGAGATAATTCCTGAGCTCATTTGAAATGGACTCCCTTTTTCTGCCCTTTTCccctctgtctcttcccccccTGGCTTGCATGTGACTATAAAGTGGATGCCGGCTGCTTGCTAACTGAGATGCTTTCATATGCACCGGCTCATCTATAGATGCTTATTTCCGACCTGGCGCCGGCTCGGCTCACCGAAAGTGACAATCTGAAGCCTCAAAGGTGTTAACTCCTCTCAACCTGGGATTCAATAATCACTTTACGGTCCTGAAACGAGTTTCCGTAATCCATCAAGGAACCAAATAAAATCGCAACGAGTTTCTTGGTCCAATTCCTGTTACCCTTTTGATTACATCTTTTACAgttcttttttaaatatatatttacatCAAAAGTCAATTCAATTGGTGAAAATGCGAATTATCTCACTAATTAACAGGTAGATTTTAATTGTGCAATTTAAAATAAATGCCAATAATTCATCCTTCGAAAAAAATGTGCATTTTAACATTGGTAATGAAACACACGTTAGATGAGTCAGACAGGTATAGTCTGTCTCTTTTCCCAATATATAAACGTAGTAATAATTACGGCATATGCTAGTTTACTTTAAGAAAAACTTTAAAATTAACGCATGTATGTAAATGTTGCATTGGAAATAGATCATTACCTTTGTTTCCGTGGTAATCTGGATTTCCCGGCACACCGTCTGTTGTACAACTGACATCTATCTCATCATAATAATCGGACTCCGTTTCCGGACTGTTTTGGACAGAGAGACATTTACTTTTCGCCATGCGACCATCTGATGATGACTTGTCCGGGACAAGGAGTCTTGGGCCGGGTCTCATCTGAGTGTTCCCACCGGTTCTGGCATCGCCCTCTTCGTCTCCACTTTCCAGTGTCACAGGCGCCGACCCAGGGCTCAAACAATTCCTCGTCACCCCGTTTTCACGGGACTCGGTCACCGGGCTTCCAGCTGGTCCTGATGAATTCGACACCCTCCTGCCAACAAGATTGCCATGCTGACCTCGCTCCATCATCAGCAGCATCTCCTTTCGTGATTCCATTGTGTACAGATCTCAGATCAAATCAGAGGCAGCAGAGGATCACAAGCAAGAGGACACAGTTGAAGGGAACACACAcacgggatggggggtgggggggggggggggagagacaccgagatgTAATTGACCTTCTGATGTGAGCACTGCTCTCGGAAGCACTGAGGGTCTGGGGAGGATCACCATTGCCTGCTCTTTCTAATCTGTCATTCTTATGTTGTAATCGTCATTGCAGTGCCCGGGTGACGCCAACAAACTGATTGTAACCGGTTTACAAGTAGATAACGCCTGCCACCGTGAAGATGAAAGGAGCTTCAGCTTGTCGCTGCTGTATGCacgtaagtagagagagagagggggtggggaggtagtGCAAAACGTATTGAACAGCTCCCACAAATGAGAGAGTCCACAACATTACCTCTCAGGGGAGATGGAGACAAGAACACCGTCAACTTTTCTTTGCTACTCCATTGCATCGTGAAATGCGAATACATTACATATCGAGCATCGTGTAAGCGGAATCCTTCAAAATGTTGCTTATTGATGCTCCCACCGCTTTCACTACGCCTCTGGAAAACACTTGAAAACGTCTTTTCTTCGAGAAAGGAAATAGGAGTGGCAGATATCATTGTGCATCGCCCTTTAATATATTGGACGAAACACGTTCATCATAATGAGAGTTTGCTCATTATACATTGATATGTATATTTGTGCAGCCCGCTTCCCAGACAGCTTTTTTTTGCACACAGTTTTAGATTGGTTTCT
The genomic region above belongs to Scyliorhinus torazame isolate Kashiwa2021f chromosome 6, sScyTor2.1, whole genome shotgun sequence and contains:
- the evx1 gene encoding homeobox even-skipped homolog protein 1 isoform X2; translated protein: MGSNGGGELPKVTGSQSLMGGGGADQMRRYRTAFTREQIARLEKEFYRENYVSRPRRCELAAALNLPETTIKVWFQNRRMKDKRQRLAMTWPHPADPTFYTYMMSHAAAAGNLPYPFPSHVPLHYYPHMGMSAASAAATSPFSTPLRPLDTFRVLSHPYPRPELLCAFRHPSLYPSATSHGIGSAASSPCSCLTCHGSQSNGVVQRPAGTDFTCASTSRTDTFLTFTPSVLSKAAAVSLDQREEVPLTR
- the evx1 gene encoding homeobox even-skipped homolog protein 1 isoform X1; this encodes MESRKEMLLMMERGQHGNLVGRRVSNSSGPAGSPVTESRENGVTRNCLSPGSAPVTLESGDEEGDARTGGNTQMRPGPRLLVPDKSSSDGRMAKSKCLSVQNSPETESDYYDEIDVSCTTDGVPGNPDYHGNKGHSSDPMGSNGGGELPKVTGSQSLMGGGGADQMRRYRTAFTREQIARLEKEFYRENYVSRPRRCELAAALNLPETTIKVWFQNRRMKDKRQRLAMTWPHPADPTFYTYMMSHAAAAGNLPYPFPSHVPLHYYPHMGMSAASAAATSPFSTPLRPLDTFRVLSHPYPRPELLCAFRHPSLYPSATSHGIGSAASSPCSCLTCHGSQSNGVVQRPAGTDFTCASTSRTDTFLTFTPSVLSKAAAVSLDQREEVPLTR